From the genome of Rhizobium sp. NXC24, one region includes:
- a CDS encoding mechanosensitive ion channel domain-containing protein: MYVRQTIDAFEQWFRTFVMSEWTFYQFGFIAVGYVAASFLASRTEPALESKARRIKGNPDLLRVIIAFMRRLKWLFLAVWLWLVNVILTQNTWPSQRWLVSTALTLTAAWFIISVLTKIIRNPALSRIVAIFSWGYVALYALRLDDPVFSALDGLAVNLGAVRLSLLLVLKAAVLAVALVWIAVLIGNVLSHWVQRSGDLSPSIKVLISKFIKIGLIMIAGAIALSATGIDLTALTVFSGAVGVGIGFGLQKVVSNFISGIIILLDKSIKPGDTITLGDTFGSIRDLRSRFVSVITRDGKEYLIPNEDFISQQVVNWSFSSDYVRIDVDFGTAYDSDPHEVARIAIATASSVDRVANEYKAPVCWLTCFGASSLDFRLRFWISDPANGLTNVRGQVLMALWDAFKEAGVSIPFPHREIIMRTPVEIKQSRED, from the coding sequence ATGTACGTCAGGCAGACAATCGACGCATTCGAACAGTGGTTCAGAACGTTCGTAATGAGCGAATGGACGTTCTACCAATTCGGCTTCATTGCCGTCGGTTACGTTGCAGCGTCATTCTTAGCATCACGCACTGAACCTGCATTGGAATCGAAAGCCAGGCGCATCAAGGGTAATCCAGACCTGTTGCGCGTCATCATCGCTTTTATGCGACGCTTGAAGTGGCTTTTTCTTGCGGTCTGGTTATGGCTTGTAAACGTCATTCTGACTCAAAACACCTGGCCATCGCAACGGTGGCTAGTTTCGACTGCCCTGACGCTGACGGCGGCGTGGTTCATCATCTCAGTTCTGACCAAGATTATCCGTAATCCCGCTTTGTCGCGTATCGTCGCAATCTTTAGTTGGGGCTACGTCGCGTTATACGCGCTGCGGCTTGACGATCCCGTGTTCTCCGCGCTCGATGGACTGGCTGTCAATCTGGGCGCTGTCCGCCTTTCACTTCTTCTTGTGCTAAAAGCCGCCGTCTTGGCCGTCGCGCTTGTTTGGATCGCGGTCCTCATCGGTAACGTTCTTTCCCACTGGGTACAGAGGTCGGGCGACCTTTCCCCATCGATCAAGGTGCTGATCAGCAAGTTCATAAAAATCGGTTTGATCATGATCGCCGGCGCAATTGCCTTATCAGCGACCGGCATCGACCTCACGGCGTTGACCGTTTTTTCCGGTGCAGTTGGCGTAGGAATAGGCTTCGGCCTTCAGAAGGTCGTATCGAACTTCATCTCCGGCATCATCATTCTCCTCGACAAATCTATCAAGCCAGGTGACACGATCACGCTCGGCGACACCTTCGGTTCAATCCGCGATTTGCGCTCGCGGTTCGTCTCGGTCATCACGCGTGATGGTAAGGAATACCTCATCCCCAACGAGGACTTTATCTCCCAGCAGGTCGTCAACTGGTCGTTCTCCAGTGACTACGTCAGGATCGATGTCGACTTTGGTACGGCTTATGACAGCGATCCCCATGAAGTTGCTAGAATTGCGATCGCGACTGCCTCTTCGGTAGATCGCGTTGCAAACGAGTACAAGGCGCCGGTATGCTGGCTTACATGCTTTGGGGCTTCGTCGCTGGATTTCCGGCTGCGCTTCTGGATCTCCGACCCCGCAAACGGTCTGACAAATGTCAGGGGCCAGGTGCTGATGGCGCTGTGGGACGCGTTCAAGGAAGCTGGCGTATCCATCCCGTTCCCGCATCGGGAAATCATTATGCGGACGCCCGTCGAAATCAAGCAATCGCGCGAAGACTAA
- a CDS encoding LysR substrate-binding domain-containing protein, whose translation MPRNLPPLTALRAFDAVARLGSLRSAAEDLSIHHTVVGRHVRKLENWLGVKLLDSNFAETRLTDAGKEYHERIAVAFDHIDDATFMLRPLGHQQLKLWCGPGLNKSWLMPRIEEINRAARVNVVLLRATDHLPDFRRFEADVAVHYGREYIAYSNSLELYRPRHIAVASRDFLERYPANEPRDLLSAPLLHEQTTDAWVRWLHANGVKAPATLSGQKLGYAHIVIEAAAIGQGVALANEILVAPEIAQGRLVEAVATETYLDSYYFYASKSRWNEPAIARLRQYLVDNLGA comes from the coding sequence ATGCCTCGTAATTTGCCGCCGCTCACCGCCTTGAGGGCCTTCGACGCCGTCGCCCGACTCGGCAGTCTCCGCTCGGCCGCAGAAGATCTGTCGATCCACCACACTGTGGTCGGACGGCATGTCCGCAAACTCGAGAATTGGCTTGGAGTCAAACTGCTCGACAGCAACTTTGCGGAGACGCGTTTGACCGACGCCGGAAAAGAGTATCACGAGCGTATCGCAGTGGCTTTCGATCACATCGACGACGCGACGTTCATGCTTCGCCCGTTGGGTCACCAGCAACTGAAGCTGTGGTGCGGGCCGGGCCTCAACAAGTCGTGGCTAATGCCGCGAATTGAGGAGATCAACAGAGCCGCCCGGGTCAATGTCGTGCTCTTGCGGGCAACCGATCATCTTCCGGATTTCCGGCGCTTCGAAGCGGACGTAGCCGTCCATTACGGGCGGGAGTACATTGCCTACAGCAACTCCCTCGAATTATACCGGCCAAGGCATATCGCCGTCGCAAGCCGTGACTTCTTGGAACGCTATCCAGCGAATGAACCGCGTGATCTGCTCTCGGCTCCTCTGCTTCACGAGCAGACCACTGACGCATGGGTGAGATGGCTCCACGCCAACGGCGTCAAGGCTCCTGCCACACTCAGCGGCCAGAAACTGGGCTACGCGCATATCGTCATCGAAGCCGCGGCGATCGGCCAGGGCGTGGCGCTTGCCAACGAAATCCTGGTCGCGCCCGAAATCGCGCAAGGCCGGCTGGTGGAAGCGGTAGCAACGGAAACCTACCTGGATTCCTATTATTTCTATGCCTCCAAGAGCCGCTGGAACGAGCCTGCCATCGCCCGCCTTCGCCAGTACCTCGTCGATAATCTCGGCGCTTGA
- a CDS encoding ANTAR domain-containing protein: MAGPSRIIQDLRRARVLVVHPRDEDGNLLIAHLKRLGCEVRATWPLPPALPPDVDTVFLHVEDVHVEHALEIIDLQQTAVIAILTYESPTALQAIIDLNAHGVISKPLRPLGILTQFALARYRQSYEKRLAGKVQKLEETLKSRRLVEKAVSALRVMNGLDEDAAYKLLRDQATSKRVPMATIAESIIAAQDTMKSLGLSIGGKPQI; this comes from the coding sequence ATGGCGGGACCGAGCCGGATTATTCAGGATTTGCGGCGCGCACGCGTTCTGGTTGTCCATCCGCGCGACGAGGACGGCAACTTGCTGATCGCCCATCTCAAGCGCCTTGGCTGCGAGGTTCGGGCGACCTGGCCGCTTCCGCCCGCCTTGCCTCCCGACGTAGACACCGTCTTCCTGCATGTCGAGGATGTCCATGTCGAGCACGCGCTTGAGATCATCGACCTCCAGCAGACGGCGGTCATCGCCATCCTGACATATGAGAGCCCGACAGCACTCCAGGCGATCATCGACCTCAACGCCCACGGCGTTATCAGCAAACCGCTGCGGCCGCTCGGCATTCTGACGCAATTTGCGCTTGCACGCTATCGGCAAAGTTACGAAAAGCGACTCGCCGGTAAGGTGCAGAAACTCGAGGAAACGTTGAAAAGTCGCCGGCTGGTCGAAAAAGCCGTTTCGGCGCTGCGGGTCATGAATGGTCTCGACGAGGACGCGGCCTATAAGCTCTTGCGCGATCAGGCGACGTCAAAGCGTGTTCCGATGGCGACGATCGCCGAATCCATCATCGCCGCGCAGGACACCATGAAAAGCCTTGGACTGTCCATCGGCGGAAAACCTCAAATTTAA
- a CDS encoding transporter substrate-binding domain-containing protein, producing MTSSEWRVGVLFSRSGISEITETEHFLGTALAIEEVNAAGGVLGKPIVPIAYDPGGDQTAYRNLARRLLADDDVNIIFGASMSASRKAVLPIVERHNGLLFYPSMYEGFEYSENVIYTGATLNQNTFALAEYLLRNHGRRILFVGADYIYPRESNRVMRDVVEAKGGEVVSERYLPLHADEQMLRSVISDIVRLEPDAIFSTLIGRPAQRFYRMYAEAGIDRRRVPIASLTMAESEIREIGADACTGHILSATYFQTVENEANERFVAAFKARFGQDFTTSVWSQPAYAQVHLFARALARAGSLDTHRISEEILLEDFLAPEGRINFDADTRHLWLHPRIGVARADGLFDIAWQAPGPIRPDPYLTASRFEDVWLEA from the coding sequence ATGACAAGCTCCGAATGGCGGGTGGGAGTGCTGTTTTCCAGAAGCGGAATCAGCGAAATCACGGAAACCGAGCACTTTCTTGGCACCGCGCTTGCGATCGAAGAGGTCAACGCGGCCGGAGGCGTGCTTGGCAAGCCCATCGTTCCGATCGCCTATGATCCGGGCGGCGATCAAACTGCCTATCGCAATCTGGCGCGGCGCCTCCTGGCCGACGACGACGTCAATATCATCTTCGGCGCGTCGATGTCGGCCAGCCGTAAAGCCGTGCTGCCGATTGTCGAGCGGCATAACGGGCTGTTGTTTTATCCCTCGATGTACGAAGGATTCGAGTATTCGGAGAATGTGATCTACACCGGCGCCACGCTCAATCAGAACACCTTCGCGCTCGCGGAATACCTGCTCCGCAACCATGGACGCCGGATCCTCTTCGTCGGAGCGGACTATATTTATCCGCGCGAATCCAATCGGGTCATGCGGGATGTGGTGGAGGCAAAGGGCGGTGAAGTCGTCAGCGAGCGATATCTTCCTCTCCATGCCGACGAGCAAATGCTGCGTTCCGTTATTTCCGATATCGTTCGTCTCGAGCCCGATGCCATCTTCTCGACGCTCATCGGGCGGCCGGCGCAGCGTTTTTACCGCATGTATGCCGAGGCGGGAATCGATCGAAGGCGGGTTCCGATTGCCAGTCTGACCATGGCCGAGAGCGAGATTCGCGAGATTGGAGCCGACGCTTGCACCGGCCATATTCTTTCGGCGACTTATTTCCAGACGGTCGAAAACGAGGCGAACGAGCGTTTCGTAGCGGCGTTCAAAGCCCGTTTCGGCCAGGACTTCACCACGAGCGTGTGGTCGCAACCGGCCTATGCGCAGGTTCACCTGTTCGCCCGAGCGCTTGCCCGGGCCGGCTCGCTCGATACCCATCGCATTTCCGAGGAAATTCTCCTGGAAGATTTTCTTGCTCCGGAAGGTCGCATCAATTTCGACGCCGATACCCGTCATCTATGGCTGCACCCCCGCATCGGCGTGGCGCGGGCCGACGGGCTTTTCGACATTGCCTGGCAAGCGCCTGGACCGATCCGGCCGGACCCGTATCTGACGGCTTCGCGGTTCGAAGACGTTTGGCTGGAGGCCTGA
- a CDS encoding PAS domain S-box protein, translating to MNAPLPQNSSKKSYDFFQYLMDGIAEPVIVKDDRSRFVFANSSGCALLGRDCDELLGHTDYDFLPKEEADRIVSLEQVVLSTGEEHHLEELVTTPDGARRTLLTKIRCVRVPAGGTEEKFLVAIIVDVTELRQAEDTLRSSEDHYRSLVDLHPQVPWIADPAGNVLEVGPRWTEFTGLSVEETVGSGWGKAVHPQDAGPLVEHWHHSLSSGDPLDYEYRLLSRTGSYRWFRVRAAAKRSGLGKIVRWYGVLEDVDDRRRAIEALRESEVQFRTIADNAPVMIWMADPSGDTSFFNCLWLETTGQTESEALGFGWVDVIHPEDLEKVQKAFFSAKAGRASVRCEYRLRRADGSWAWVIDVGHPRFSADGTFLGYVGSVLDITERRAAEIAQEESEAFIRSIFDSSADCVRVLDLEGRPLLMNMAGRKIFGLTEEAPLSKTTWDVIGKASDTEKVKTGWDKVRSGETARFEIAIRDADDRERCMDVIAAPVMGREGKPVRMLSIWRDVTEAKRASEEISRAQKRAEAAAQQLSSVLESTMDSVMLLDPEWRIRYLNENAKRLLRIGDESLGKVFWTLFPKERKGTFAKHCQEVMSRRSRSFFEDYLTSLDRWIEASASPTQDGISIFCRDTTERRRAEEDKLLAQKQMAHMAKHDMLTGLANRVFFRESFDRVLNERRANQCVAVLCVDLDGFKAINDTLGHPAGDSLLRQVSARLVQSVRATDIVARLGGDEFAIILPAATDEDGACHLAQRIIELLYEPFTIEGVSATVGASVGIAFAPDDGATANELMKAADIALYSAKSSGRGTYRRFNVAMHAQLQAHQQIKIALRGALERNEFELHYQPLVSLRSRRVTGCEALLRWRSPERGMIAPSEFIPIAEETGLIVPMGEWILAQACRQAAQWPEHVSIAVNLSPVQFKHRNLVKAVAGALSASGLAPARLQVEITESVLLDESEHNLHLLQELRSLGVKIAMDDFGTGYSSLGYLRSFPFDKIKVDQAFVRDLPHGKESLAIVRAVAGLGESLGITTTIEGIETEDQLAIVNAEGFHEVQGYIFSRPLPASEVSKLIDGQL from the coding sequence ATGAACGCTCCGCTTCCGCAAAACTCATCCAAGAAATCTTATGACTTTTTCCAATATCTGATGGACGGCATTGCCGAACCGGTGATCGTAAAGGATGATCGCTCGCGGTTTGTTTTTGCCAACAGCTCAGGCTGCGCACTTCTGGGTAGAGACTGCGACGAGCTTCTGGGGCATACCGATTATGACTTTTTGCCCAAGGAGGAAGCCGACAGAATTGTATCCCTGGAGCAGGTCGTACTTTCGACCGGCGAGGAACATCATCTGGAGGAGTTGGTGACGACGCCAGATGGCGCCAGACGAACGCTGCTGACCAAAATACGTTGCGTGCGTGTACCAGCGGGGGGAACCGAGGAGAAATTTCTGGTCGCCATCATAGTGGACGTCACGGAATTGCGTCAGGCGGAGGACACCCTTCGATCCAGCGAAGATCACTATCGCTCCCTTGTCGACCTTCATCCGCAAGTTCCCTGGATTGCAGACCCGGCGGGAAACGTTTTAGAGGTGGGTCCTCGCTGGACCGAATTTACGGGATTGAGCGTAGAAGAGACGGTCGGCAGTGGTTGGGGAAAAGCCGTGCATCCGCAGGACGCTGGCCCGCTTGTAGAGCATTGGCACCATTCTCTTTCGAGCGGCGACCCGCTGGATTATGAATACAGGCTATTGTCTCGGACAGGCTCTTATCGGTGGTTTCGAGTTCGAGCCGCCGCCAAGCGCAGTGGCCTTGGCAAGATCGTGCGCTGGTATGGTGTCCTCGAGGATGTCGACGACAGACGGCGCGCCATTGAGGCTTTGCGCGAAAGCGAGGTGCAGTTTCGGACAATCGCTGATAATGCGCCGGTGATGATTTGGATGGCGGATCCATCGGGCGACACAAGTTTCTTCAATTGCCTCTGGCTAGAGACCACCGGCCAAACTGAGTCCGAGGCGCTTGGCTTTGGTTGGGTGGATGTTATCCATCCCGAAGATCTGGAGAAAGTGCAGAAGGCTTTTTTCAGCGCAAAGGCGGGCAGAGCATCGGTACGCTGCGAATACCGTTTGCGGCGAGCTGATGGGAGCTGGGCATGGGTGATTGATGTCGGCCATCCCCGCTTTTCTGCCGATGGAACTTTTTTGGGGTATGTCGGATCAGTTCTCGACATTACGGAGCGCCGAGCCGCGGAGATCGCCCAAGAAGAATCGGAAGCCTTCATCCGGAGCATATTTGACAGCAGCGCCGATTGCGTGCGCGTGCTCGACCTCGAGGGGCGACCGCTACTTATGAACATGGCAGGTCGGAAGATATTCGGTCTTACTGAAGAGGCACCGCTGTCGAAAACTACATGGGATGTCATCGGCAAAGCCTCAGACACAGAAAAGGTGAAGACCGGTTGGGACAAAGTCAGATCGGGGGAAACGGCCCGTTTCGAGATCGCCATTCGAGATGCCGATGACAGGGAAAGATGCATGGATGTGATCGCAGCACCGGTTATGGGGCGCGAAGGAAAACCGGTGCGAATGCTTTCGATCTGGCGCGACGTCACTGAAGCGAAGCGCGCCAGCGAGGAAATCAGCCGCGCGCAAAAACGGGCAGAAGCTGCGGCCCAACAGCTTTCCTCGGTTCTCGAGAGCACTATGGACAGCGTCATGCTCCTCGATCCCGAATGGCGTATCCGGTATTTGAATGAAAATGCCAAAAGACTTTTGCGAATTGGGGACGAGTCGCTTGGAAAAGTCTTTTGGACACTGTTCCCGAAAGAAAGGAAAGGAACTTTTGCTAAGCATTGTCAGGAGGTGATGAGCCGACGCTCGCGCTCCTTCTTCGAGGACTACTTAACGTCACTCGATCGGTGGATCGAGGCAAGTGCTTCTCCTACTCAAGACGGTATTTCCATTTTCTGCCGAGACACAACCGAGCGCCGTCGGGCGGAGGAGGACAAGCTCCTCGCCCAGAAACAGATGGCTCACATGGCAAAGCACGACATGCTGACCGGGCTTGCGAACCGGGTGTTCTTCCGCGAAAGCTTCGATCGCGTCTTGAATGAAAGACGTGCAAATCAATGTGTGGCAGTACTGTGCGTGGATCTCGATGGCTTCAAGGCAATCAATGACACGCTTGGACATCCGGCCGGCGATTCATTACTGCGGCAGGTATCCGCCCGGTTGGTTCAGAGCGTGAGGGCCACAGACATCGTTGCGCGACTGGGGGGTGACGAATTCGCCATCATACTCCCGGCTGCAACGGATGAAGATGGGGCTTGCCATCTCGCTCAACGAATAATCGAATTGCTATACGAGCCCTTTACCATAGAAGGGGTCAGCGCGACTGTTGGAGCGAGCGTCGGAATTGCTTTTGCACCCGACGACGGGGCGACCGCGAATGAATTAATGAAAGCGGCGGATATCGCCCTCTATAGCGCGAAGTCGAGCGGTCGTGGCACTTACAGACGCTTCAATGTGGCGATGCATGCTCAACTGCAAGCGCACCAGCAGATTAAGATTGCGCTCCGAGGTGCGCTGGAGAGGAACGAATTCGAACTGCATTACCAGCCGCTTGTTAGCTTACGATCGCGCCGCGTAACAGGCTGCGAAGCGCTTTTGCGGTGGCGCAGTCCGGAAAGAGGCATGATTGCGCCGTCGGAGTTCATTCCCATTGCCGAAGAAACCGGGCTGATCGTGCCGATGGGCGAGTGGATTCTCGCTCAAGCCTGCCGGCAGGCCGCTCAATGGCCCGAGCATGTCAGCATAGCCGTCAACCTATCGCCGGTCCAATTCAAGCATCGGAACCTCGTCAAGGCAGTGGCCGGTGCCCTATCCGCTTCCGGCCTCGCTCCCGCTCGTTTGCAAGTGGAGATAACGGAATCGGTCCTGTTGGACGAGAGCGAACACAATCTCCATCTGCTCCAGGAGCTGCGTAGCCTTGGAGTGAAAATCGCTATGGACGATTTCGGAACAGGCTATTCGTCGCTCGGCTATCTTAGAAGCTTTCCCTTCGACAAGATCAAGGTGGATCAAGCCTTCGTTCGCGACCTACCGCATGGAAAGGAATCGCTTGCGATCGTCAGAGCCGTCGCAGGCCTCGGTGAGAGTTTGGGCATAACGACAACCATCGAGGGCATTGAGACAGAAGATCAACTGGCCATCGTCAATGCGGAAGGATTCCATGAGGTTCAGGGCTATATCTTTTCTCGGCCTCTGCCGGCATCCGAGGTCTCCAAACTGATCGACGGCCAATTGTGA
- a CDS encoding sugar phosphate isomerase/epimerase, with translation MRIGFYTNYSKETAEFAHEVGFTSLQLSAWPGSALDANTTTDAQLAEIRKDLDSKNIQISALGYYPNYQHPDDHEREAAQAYLPKVMDLASRLDVEVVATFAGQDPRLNVEENIPAFKELFSRYCDLAEKSNVKIALENCPMINVVTMRGNNIAYSPEIWDVIFDVVPSDRLGLEFDPSHLVWQGIDYCQAIKDYASKVFHVHAKDMEIDRKILARSGILGRSFAPKKGLDRRWWRARAPGWGEVDWPKFISAVIISGYQGNLDIEHEDDVFASMQTIHSIRSEADVVSNYSQERAGLRLGYNTLSKLIVT, from the coding sequence GTGAGAATCGGTTTTTACACGAACTATTCCAAGGAAACTGCCGAGTTCGCCCATGAGGTCGGCTTCACCAGTCTGCAGCTCTCCGCCTGGCCGGGTTCGGCCCTTGACGCCAACACAACAACCGACGCCCAGCTCGCGGAAATCCGCAAGGATCTCGACAGCAAGAACATCCAGATCTCGGCTCTCGGATATTATCCCAACTACCAGCATCCCGACGATCATGAACGCGAGGCGGCGCAAGCCTATCTGCCCAAGGTCATGGACCTCGCCTCTCGTCTCGACGTCGAGGTGGTGGCGACCTTTGCCGGCCAGGACCCGCGGCTCAATGTCGAGGAGAACATCCCCGCTTTTAAGGAGCTTTTCTCCCGCTATTGCGATCTCGCCGAAAAATCGAACGTGAAGATCGCCCTCGAAAATTGCCCGATGATCAACGTCGTGACGATGAGGGGCAACAACATCGCCTACAGCCCGGAAATCTGGGACGTGATCTTCGACGTCGTTCCCTCCGATCGCCTCGGCCTCGAATTCGACCCGTCGCATCTCGTCTGGCAGGGCATCGATTACTGCCAGGCGATCAAGGACTATGCGAGCAAGGTATTCCATGTTCACGCCAAGGACATGGAGATCGACCGGAAGATTCTTGCCCGGAGCGGGATCCTCGGGCGCTCGTTCGCACCGAAAAAGGGCCTCGATCGCCGGTGGTGGCGGGCGCGCGCGCCGGGCTGGGGCGAAGTCGACTGGCCGAAATTCATCAGCGCCGTCATCATCTCGGGCTACCAGGGCAATCTCGATATCGAGCACGAGGATGACGTCTTCGCGAGCATGCAGACGATCCACTCGATCAGATCGGAGGCCGACGTGGTCAGCAATTACAGCCAGGAGCGTGCTGGCCTGCGGCTCGGCTACAACACCCTCTCCAAGCTGATCGTGACGTGA
- a CDS encoding SPW repeat protein: protein MAIALMKGKRTQDWANLVLAVCLFVSPWVFGFTSEAMPSWNAWIVAVMLGVLATAALSVFAEWEEWANMALGLWSIASPWLLGFATNVSAMWTDVVLGVLIFAVSLWAVWDVHHPHAHA, encoded by the coding sequence ATGGCAATCGCTCTGATGAAAGGAAAACGGACGCAGGATTGGGCAAATTTAGTCCTGGCGGTATGTCTGTTCGTTTCTCCGTGGGTCTTTGGCTTCACAAGTGAGGCAATGCCAAGCTGGAACGCTTGGATTGTTGCCGTCATGCTTGGCGTGCTGGCGACCGCAGCACTTTCGGTATTCGCCGAATGGGAGGAATGGGCAAATATGGCGCTGGGTCTGTGGTCTATCGCATCGCCCTGGTTGCTGGGTTTTGCCACGAACGTGAGTGCAATGTGGACAGATGTCGTTCTTGGCGTGCTTATCTTCGCTGTATCGCTGTGGGCGGTCTGGGACGTTCATCATCCACACGCCCATGCTTAG
- a CDS encoding nitrilase family protein: protein MSIKTSTARTVTVATVQFEPIVGDRAHNLAAIERLARAAKAKGAEIIVLPELADSGYNFRDGDEVAALAGPVPGGPSAETLCRLAAELALYIVSGVAEQDGGRFYNSALLCGPEGYIGKYRKLHLWNNENRLFGKGDIGLPVFDLPFGRIGIAICYDGWFPETFRELALAGAELVCVPTNWVPMAGAESAAEPMANILHKAAAHTNGLYIACADRIGIERGQTFIGRSLIVGPLGWPVSGPASADREEILLAQIDLSSVTETRTLNSFNHLLGDRRADVYG from the coding sequence TTGAGCATCAAGACCTCGACCGCGCGGACGGTAACCGTCGCAACCGTCCAGTTCGAACCGATCGTCGGCGATCGCGCCCATAACCTCGCAGCCATCGAGCGGCTGGCAAGGGCAGCGAAGGCCAAGGGCGCAGAAATCATCGTTCTGCCGGAACTGGCCGACAGCGGCTATAACTTCCGTGACGGCGACGAGGTTGCCGCATTGGCCGGCCCGGTACCCGGCGGCCCGAGCGCCGAGACGCTCTGCCGCCTTGCCGCGGAGCTTGCCCTTTATATCGTCAGCGGCGTTGCCGAGCAGGATGGCGGCCGGTTTTACAACAGCGCTCTTCTCTGCGGTCCCGAGGGATATATCGGCAAATACCGCAAGCTCCATCTGTGGAACAACGAAAACCGTCTTTTCGGAAAAGGTGATATCGGGCTGCCGGTATTTGACCTGCCCTTCGGCCGCATCGGCATCGCCATCTGCTATGACGGGTGGTTTCCGGAAACGTTTCGCGAATTGGCGCTGGCCGGCGCGGAACTGGTCTGCGTGCCCACCAACTGGGTACCGATGGCCGGGGCGGAAAGCGCTGCGGAGCCGATGGCCAATATCCTGCACAAGGCGGCCGCCCACACCAATGGCCTTTATATCGCTTGCGCCGACCGGATCGGTATTGAGCGCGGCCAGACCTTCATCGGCCGCAGCCTTATCGTCGGCCCGCTAGGCTGGCCCGTGTCCGGTCCGGCCAGTGCCGATCGCGAGGAAATCCTCCTTGCACAAATCGATCTGTCGAGCGTCACGGAAACCCGCACGCTTAACAGCTTCAATCATCTGCTCGGCGACCGCCGAGCCGATGTCTACGGATAA
- a CDS encoding HAD hydrolase-like protein, translating to MSYAVSNLLLDLDGTLVDSQPGILSSCRAALRALDHETDPEMDIRSIIGPPIEDVMRYLLSSFGDDRTAEAVEAYRSDYGTRGLLLCELYPGIRETLVELHSRGVRLFLATSKRETFARRILDNHGLSDLFQGIYGSMPGTGLEHKPELLAHILRDTGLDAQDCLMVGDRKFDIVGAHANRMRAVGVLWGYGSREELELAGTDVIVGAPAELMSLARKAVSIL from the coding sequence GTGTCCTACGCTGTATCAAACCTCCTTCTCGATCTCGATGGAACGTTGGTCGATTCCCAACCGGGCATTCTCTCAAGCTGCCGGGCAGCCCTGCGGGCACTAGACCATGAAACGGACCCGGAGATGGATATTCGCTCGATCATCGGGCCGCCGATCGAGGACGTAATGCGCTACCTTCTCAGCTCATTCGGCGATGATCGCACCGCGGAAGCTGTCGAGGCCTACCGGTCTGACTACGGAACTCGTGGCCTCTTACTATGCGAGCTCTACCCAGGGATCAGGGAAACGCTGGTCGAGCTGCATTCTCGAGGCGTCCGTCTCTTCCTGGCGACCTCAAAACGGGAAACGTTCGCTCGGCGCATTCTCGACAATCACGGACTGTCGGATCTCTTCCAAGGCATATACGGCTCGATGCCCGGAACAGGTCTGGAGCATAAGCCTGAACTGTTGGCGCATATTCTGCGGGATACGGGGCTGGACGCCCAGGACTGCCTGATGGTCGGCGATAGAAAATTCGACATCGTCGGAGCGCACGCGAACCGAATGCGCGCTGTAGGGGTTCTTTGGGGCTATGGTAGTCGGGAGGAACTTGAACTTGCCGGTACGGACGTCATCGTGGGCGCACCGGCGGAGTTGATGTCACTAGCCAGAAAGGCGGTCTCCATCTTGTGA